From the genome of Nicotiana sylvestris chromosome 2, ASM39365v2, whole genome shotgun sequence, one region includes:
- the LOC104240440 gene encoding uncharacterized protein, with the protein MGYVQEARENHVKKKVEEALRSKMKQKALQQCNHYTAKYAECASGRTLSVVWQCRKQAKELNGCLHQYTNDSVLEEMKKEYMLQQDRKGTT; encoded by the exons ATGGGATACGTGCAGGAAGCCCGAGAAAATCACGTCAAGAAGAAGGTTGAAGAAG CTTTGCGCAGTAAAATGAAGCAGAAAGCACTTCAACAATGCAATCACTACACTGCAAAGTATGCTGAATGTGCCTCAGGAAGAACATTATCTGTTGTTTGGCAGTGCCGCAAACAAGCTAAAGAATTAAATGGGTGCCTCCATCAGTA TACAAATGACTCTGTTttggaagaaatgaagaaagaaTACATGCTTCAACAAGACCGGAAAGGAACCACCTAG
- the LOC104240444 gene encoding mogroside IIIx synthase-like, which yields MNGFMDNQKLLRVLMFPWLGYGHISPFLELAKKLSQRNFTIYLCSTPVNLSSIKKKLSPEFSPSIQFLELHLQTLSNLPPCHHTTNGLPPHIMNTLKEAFDLASPDFTLILKTLKPDLLIYDFLQPWAPKAAAELKIPAVEFISSSSTMTSYMLHVFNKPGIKFPFSSIYYRDYEIARIEKDESSMPMEKLEEDKKRVRDCFYLSSDIVLIKSFKEIEGKYSDYVTNSTGKKVVPVGPLVQEPTLDDGESELITWLNEKEEKSTIFVSFGSEYFLSKEDLLEIACGLENSKVNFIWPIRFQKGKDVELQEALPKGFFNRVGNRGKVFKGWAPQAKILEHSSIGGFVSHCGWSSVMESMKYGVPIIAMPMHIDQPINSRLVEEIGIAVEVVRDSNAKLHREVVAAIINQVVVEKEGEFVRQKARDM from the coding sequence ATGAATGGTTTTATGGATAATCAAAAACTACTTCGGGTTTTGATGTTTCCATGGTTAGGTTATGGTCACATTTCTCCCTTCTTAGAGTTAGCCAAAAAGCTCAGCCAAAGAAACTTCACTATTTACTTGTGTTCTACGCCAGTAAACCTAAGCTCTATTAAGAAAAAACTTAGCCCAGAATTTTCACCGTCAATCCAATTCTTGGAACTTCATCTCCAAACTTTATCTAATCTTCCTCCTTGTCACCACACTACCAATGGTCTCCCACCTCATATAATGAACACTCTCAAAGAAGCTTTTGACTTAGCCAGTCCTGATTTTACCCTAATCTTGAAAACCCTAAAACCTGATTTATTGATTTATGATTTTCTCCAACCTTGGGCTCCAAAGGCTGCTGCTGAGTTAAAAATCCCTGCTGTTGAATTTATTAGTAGTAGCTCTACAATGACCTCTTATATGTTGCATGTGTTCAACAAGCCAGGTATAAAATTTCCCTTCTCGTCTATATATTATCGTGACTATGAGATCGCTCGTATAGAGAAAGATGAATCATCTATGCCTATGGAAAAGCTTGAGGAAGATAAAAAGCGAGTTAGAGATTGTTTTTACCTATCTAGTGATATTGTTTTGATAAAAAGTTTTAAGGAGATTGAGGGTAAGTATAGTGATTATGTCACTAATTCAACTGGGAAAAAAGTTGTGCCAGTTGGTCCATTAGTTCAAGAACCTACTCTTGACGATGGAGAATCAGAGTTAATAACATGGTTGAATGAAAAGGAGGAGAAATCCACAATATTTGTATCTTTTGGAAGTGAATATTTTTTGTCCAAGGAAGATTTACTGGAGATTGCTTGTGGGTTGGAAAATAGTAAGGTGAATTTTATATGGCCTATAAGGTTTCAAAAAGGGAAAGATGTTGAACTTCAAGAGGCATTACCTAAAGGTTTTTTCAATAGGGTAGGGAATAGGGGAAAAGTTTTTAAAGGATGGGCACCACAGGCAAAAATCTTGGAGCATTCAAGTATCGGCGGATTTGTGAGTCATTGTGGATGGAGTTCTGTAATGGAAAGCATGAAATATGGGGTTCCGATTATCGCTATGCCAATGCATATTGATCAACCAATTAACTCTAGGCTTGTTGAAGAGATTGGTATTGCTGTGGAAGTTGTGAGGGACAGTAATGCAAAGCTTCATAGGGAGGTAGTTGCAGCCATAATCAACCAAGTGGTGGTAGAGAAGGAAGGTGAATTTGTAAGGCAAAAGGcgagggatatgtag
- the LOC138885216 gene encoding uncharacterized protein, protein MTTTSIPCVVTVIYGYNTCEQRKYLWGTLKELAQGINMPWLIVGDFNAVLYPQDKLFGNPVQYVEIKDFTDYIHDLLLNEVKWPGDYYTWTNEQQSSDRICSRLDKAFGNHEWMMRWGYKVMEYDVPLISDHAPVFFSLKINQSNVKVPFKIFNSWAEHNNLVIVEKIWQQRFTTWKMRNIWMKLKALKPLLKQLNNKEFKSIS, encoded by the coding sequence ATGACAACAACTAGTATTCCATGTGTAGTAACTGTCATTTATGGGTATAACACATGTGAACAAAGAAAGTATCTGTGGGGAACACTAAAGGAATTGGCTCAAGGAATAAATATGCCATGGCTGATTGTTGGAGATTTTAATGCAGTTCTATACCCACAGGATAAACTCTTTGGAAATCCAGTTCAATATGTAGAGATCAAAGACTTCACTGACTATATACATGACTTGCTACTAAATGAAGTTAAATGGCCAGGTGATTACTACACCTGGACAAACGAGCAACAAAGCAGTGACAGAATATGTAGCAGACTAGATAAGGCTTTTGGCAATCATGAATGGATGATGCGATGGGGTTACAAAGTGATGGAGTATGATGTACCTCTAATTTCAGACCATGCCCCAGTgtttttttctctaaaaataaatCAAAGTAATGTCAAAGTCCCTTTTAAAATTTTCAATTCCTGGGCTGAGCATAACAACTTGGTCATAGTTGAAAAAATTTGGCAGCAGAGATTCACTACCTGGAAGATGAGGAATATATGGATGAAACTGAAAGCCCTTAAACCATTGCTCAAGCAACTAAATAATAAGGAGTTTAAATCCATCTCATAG